In Daucus carota subsp. sativus chromosome 4, DH1 v3.0, whole genome shotgun sequence, one DNA window encodes the following:
- the LOC108203463 gene encoding uncharacterized protein LOC108203463, with amino-acid sequence MAPRRARGRPTNNRENAEEGNRNANQNPDIAQLLELVRQQTATIAQQQQLIQQMQPPQPPPENVTTFKTFQSVKPPEFKGTQDPVEAHAWLKEMEKAFALTKVGDNQKVEYATYFLKGESNYWWETAKALEPEGIINWDRFKRMFLDKYFPRYMQTQMEMKFFELKQDNMTVGEYEKNFTELSRFMGEYVDSEEKRAKRFQQGLKPWLRSRVAAFELTTYAEVVQKAMVIEGESEQNQKEKGNKKRRFESGEEGSSYKGQNQKINQKFKPQSGPGNFKKREFGNKSQENRSQSSGQKPPQGSIPECKVCNKKHMGICNKANVVCYKCHAKGHYAHECKNQKANITCYKCGKVGHVSRECKRAINNQLLQMTAMPYPMNQATSMPAPSFPMPFNQPQMASSSSHPALTYPAQARTFNMNVKDAIQSSDVVSGTLSVNTASAKVLIDSGATRSFISKSFVDKLNCETQLMHEPLSVVLANQDRISVEHVCPHCTIVIAGHVFPASLIPFQLGEFDVILGMDWLTTFNAQIDCKNKRVVLSSPQGKKVTFKGQRQTQTFLTSMQAKKMIRKGCEAYLAYVIDKSKEVSSPENIPVVRDFIDVFPEELPGLPPDRLIEFTIELAPGNEPVSKAPYRMAL; translated from the coding sequence ATGGCACCTAGAAGAGCTCGAGGAAGACCCACTAATAACCGAGAGAATGCAGAAGAAGGAAACCGAAACGCAAACCAGAACCCTGATATAGCACAACTTCTAGAATTGGTACGCCAACAAACAGCCACTATtgcccaacaacaacaacttatTCAACAAATGCAACCACCACAACCACCTCCAGAAAATGTCACCACCTTCAAAACCTTCCAATCCGTAAAACCCCCGGAATTCAAAGGAACCCAAGATCCGGTTGAAGCTCATGCTTGgttaaaggagatggagaaggcttttgcCTTGACAAAAGTTGGAGATAATCAGAAGGTGGAGTATGCTACTTATTTTCTTAAGGGAGAATCGAACTATTGGTGGGAAACAGCAAAAGCTTTAGAACCCGAAGGAATTATTAATTGGGACAGATTTAAGAGAATGTTTTTGGATAAGTACTTTCCTCGCTATATGCAAACACAAATGGagatgaagttctttgaattgaagcaagataATATGACGGTTGGGGAGTATGAGAAGAATTTCACTGAACTATCTAGATTTATGGGAGAGTATGTTGATTCTGAAGAGAAGAGAGCGAAGAGGTTTCAACAAGGACTAAAGCCTTGGTTGAGAAGTCGAGTGGCAGCTTTTGAATTGACTACTTATGCTGAAGTAGTTCAAaaagcaatggtaattgaaggtgAGAGTGAGCAGAATCAGAAGGAAAAGGGCaacaaaaagagaagatttgagtCGGGAGAAGAAGGCTCAAGTTACAAGGGCCAGAATCAGAAAATTAATCAAAAGTTTAAACCTCAAAGTGGACCCGGAAACTTCAAGAAGAGAGAATTTGGGAACAAGTCACAAGAAAACAGATCTCAATCGAGTGGACAGAAACCCCCGCAAGGATCAATTCCGGAGTGTAAGGTTTGTAATAAGAAGCATATGGGGATTTGCAACAAGGCGAATGTAGTTTGTTACAAGTGTCACGCAAAAGGCCATTATGCTCATGAATGTAAGAATCAGAAGGCCAACATCACGTGCTACAAGTGTGGTAAAGTAGGACATGTGTCGAGGGAATGCAAACGAGCGATTAACAATCAATTGCTACAAATGACTGCTATGCCATATCCGATGAATCAAGCAACTTCTATGCCAGCACCATCATTTCCAATGCCTTTCAATCAACCTCAAATGGCATCATCCTCATCTCATCCAGCTTTGACTTATCCGGCACAAGCAAGGACTTTCAACATGAATGTAAAGGATGCAATTCAAAGTTCTGATGTAGtttcaggtacgctttctgtgaaCACTGCTAGTGCTAAAGTATTGATTGACTCGGGAGCTACAAGGTCATTTATTTCGAagtcttttgttgataagttgaattgtgaaaccCAATTGATGCATGAACCCCTATCTGTTGTCTTAGCTAATCAAGATCGAATATCCGTAGAACATGTGTGCCCCCATTGTACAATAGTGATAGCCGGACACGTATTTCCTGCGAGTCTTATTCCTTTCCAGTTAGGCGAATTCGACGTGAttttagggatggattggttgacaACCTTCaatgctcaaatagattgcAAGAATAAAAGGGTAGTATTGAGTTCACCGCAAGGCAAGAAGGTAACATTCAAGGGTCAAAGGCAAACTCAAACATTTCTTACTTCGATGCAAGCAAAGAAGATGATTCGGAAGGGATGCGAGGCATATTTGGCGTATGTAATTGATAAGAGTAAAGAAGTTTCTAGCCCCGAAAACATTCCAgtagtgagagattttatagATGTGTTTCCCGAAGAACTTCCTGGCTTACCTCCGGACCGACTAATCGAGTTTACAATAGAACTTGCACCCGGCAACGAACCTGTTTCGAAGGCTCCTTATAGAATGGctctgtga